From Oscillospiraceae bacterium, a single genomic window includes:
- a CDS encoding amidohydrolase: MDLLLSGVTAVTMGELQVTVATSSIRNAYIGITDGKISHLSDKPPSGQAKRTLHRPHWVVMPGLVNAHTHLPMTLLRGYADDLPLQPWLFEHIFPIEAKMRPQDLEVGTLLALAEALAGGVTSVTDMYTPINIVPCVAQVGMKANSARGVLCLNDNWDFEQADGVREMKQVLRDWHGYDNGRIAIDACIHAEYTSPPEAWRDVAAFAKENELRLQVHISETEKEHVECIARRGKTPTQVLAKQGIFDVPVTVGHGVWLTNEDMQILADKQATIAHCPASNMKLASGIARLDAMQNVGLNVALGSDGMASHNAMDMFADMKLAALLQKVNRRDASALPAHECLKMATANGAKSQGREDGQLKIGHDADLVILDFDKPHLTPCFNPMSHLVYATKASDVVMTLVRGKVLYEQGEFATIDMEQVKWQLRNRVLPHLYGN; this comes from the coding sequence GGCATTACTGACGGAAAAATCAGCCATTTGTCAGACAAGCCGCCGAGCGGACAAGCCAAACGGACGCTACATAGGCCACACTGGGTTGTCATGCCGGGGTTGGTCAATGCGCATACGCACTTGCCAATGACGCTCTTGCGCGGATATGCTGATGATTTGCCGTTGCAGCCGTGGTTGTTTGAACACATTTTCCCTATCGAGGCAAAGATGCGGCCGCAGGACTTGGAAGTTGGCACATTGCTTGCTTTGGCAGAAGCTTTGGCAGGCGGCGTGACAAGCGTAACAGATATGTATACGCCGATAAACATTGTGCCGTGTGTGGCGCAGGTAGGCATGAAGGCCAATTCAGCGCGCGGTGTACTATGTCTCAATGATAATTGGGACTTTGAACAAGCCGATGGCGTGCGCGAAATGAAACAAGTGCTGCGTGACTGGCATGGGTATGACAACGGTCGCATTGCCATTGATGCCTGTATCCATGCCGAATACACCTCGCCGCCCGAAGCATGGCGGGATGTGGCGGCATTTGCCAAAGAGAACGAGCTCCGTTTGCAGGTTCATATTTCGGAAACAGAAAAAGAACATGTTGAGTGCATTGCGCGGCGCGGCAAAACGCCGACACAAGTTTTGGCGAAGCAGGGAATTTTTGATGTTCCTGTGACAGTCGGGCATGGCGTGTGGCTGACTAATGAGGATATGCAAATCTTAGCTGACAAGCAGGCGACAATTGCTCATTGTCCGGCAAGTAACATGAAATTGGCAAGCGGTATAGCGCGACTTGACGCTATGCAGAATGTTGGTCTGAATGTGGCGTTGGGCAGTGACGGCATGGCGAGCCACAACGCTATGGATATGTTTGCCGACATGAAATTGGCGGCATTGTTACAAAAAGTCAACCGACGTGATGCATCGGCATTGCCTGCACACGAATGTCTGAAAATGGCAACTGCCAACGGCGCAAAATCACAAGGACGCGAGGATGGGCAGCTTAAAATTGGTCATGACGCTGATTTGGTCATTCTCGACTTTGACAAACCGCACCTGACGCCTTGCTTCAACCCTATGAGTCATTTGGTCTACGCGACAAAGGCAAGTGATGTCGTCATGACGCTGGTACGGGGTAAAGTGCTATACGAGCAAGGTGAATTTGCAACGATTGATATGGAGCAAGTCAAGTGGCAGCTGAGAAATAGGGTGTTGCCACATTTGTACGGGAACTAA